Below is a window of bacterium DNA.
CGCTGAATATAATCATTGCTGCGCGGTTTCAGCGTACTGAATCAAGGTACGGCAGCAGGGCAAAAAGATATGTGTATATGGAGTGCGGCCATGTCGGCCAGAATGTCCAGCTTGAAGCATGTTCTCTCGGCATGGGTAGTGTTATAGTCGGGGCTTTCAGGGATGATGAAGCGAAGCAGGTTCTCGGTATTGATGAAGAAGTTTTATATATAATACCAACAGGGAAGAAAAGAGTAAATAATGAAAAAGCCGTCTGAAAATTTGATTAATAGCATATCAAGGCGGCAATTCTTAAAAATTTCATCAGCCGGTACATTTCTTCTTTTTGACGGGGCAGTGGGGGGAAGCGGTGTTGATACTGTTAAAGAAGCAAGATACTATAAAAAACTGGCAGATAAAAAAGTACAATGTATGCTCTGCCCTTGGCAGTGTATTACAAAGCCGGGACAGAGAGGGCACTGTGAGGTAAGAGAAAACAGAGACGGAAAGTACTATTCTCTTGTCTACGGACGAATTTCCGCTTACCATAATGATCCTGTTGAGAAAAAACCTTTCTTCCATTTCCTGCCTGGAACAACAGCTTTTTCAATTGCCAGTGTAGGCTGCAATGTAGATTGTAAATTCTGCCAGAACTGGGAAATAGCAAGAAGGCGCCTCAAAGAAGTCCCTTACGCACGTTTTACGCCTGATTTTGTTGTTAAATATGCGTTGGACTGGGGCTGCACTTCAGTTGCTTTTACCTACAATGAACCGACAGTTTTTAACGAGTTTATTTATGACGTCTCTGAAAAAGCAAAAGAGAACAATCTTCGAAGCATTATTATCTCAAACGGATTTATAAATAAAAAACCTGTTGCTGATCTAAGCAGAGTTATAGATGCATTCAAGGTTGACCTTAAGTCTTTTAATGAATCCTACTATCAAAATATTGTACACGGCAGACTGCGGCCGGTACTTGATACTCTCGTGCAATTAAAAGAATCCGGTGTGTGGACTGAAATTGTGTACCTTGTTGTACCCACGCTGAACGATGATCCTGCAGAAATCAGAGATATGGCAAAGTGGATAAAGAAAAATATAGGCCCTGATGTGCCTCTTCATTTCAGCAGATTCTATCCTAAGTATAAATTAAAAAATTTACCGCCTACTCCTGTTTCAACTGTTGAAAAACTAAGAAACACTGCTCTTGACGTTGGCCTTAATTATGTATACATTGGGAATGTACCGGGGCATGAAGGAGAAAATACGTATTGTCCTTCATGCGGTAAGCTGGTTATCGGCCGTATGGGCTTCCGGATCACTGAAATGAAATTGAAAAACGGAGTGTGCCAATATTGCGGGTATAAAATTTCCGGAGTATGGAGGTAAAAAACAAAATGGGCGGAATTAAAAATTGTACTTTTCTAAAGTTTCTTGTTTTTATTTGTACACTTAACATGATGTCTTCTGTGGCTTTTGGCCAGACTAATGATATACGCAGGCCTGCGAAAGCAGGACAGTTCTACCCTTCTGATCCGGAAGTACTCTCAAATATAATTAAAAGATATCTTGATAATTCG
It encodes the following:
- the amrS gene encoding AmmeMemoRadiSam system radical SAM enzyme, which encodes MKKPSENLINSISRRQFLKISSAGTFLLFDGAVGGSGVDTVKEARYYKKLADKKVQCMLCPWQCITKPGQRGHCEVRENRDGKYYSLVYGRISAYHNDPVEKKPFFHFLPGTTAFSIASVGCNVDCKFCQNWEIARRRLKEVPYARFTPDFVVKYALDWGCTSVAFTYNEPTVFNEFIYDVSEKAKENNLRSIIISNGFINKKPVADLSRVIDAFKVDLKSFNESYYQNIVHGRLRPVLDTLVQLKESGVWTEIVYLVVPTLNDDPAEIRDMAKWIKKNIGPDVPLHFSRFYPKYKLKNLPPTPVSTVEKLRNTALDVGLNYVYIGNVPGHEGENTYCPSCGKLVIGRMGFRITEMKLKNGVCQYCGYKISGVWR